The genomic window GGTCTGCAGCTTTGACGGATGTAATACAGCCTTCTATTCCTCCCAGTGTCTCATTGTTACGCCAGGTCACATACTGATCACCAGAGACAGTAATTTTCAGGTTATTATATATGCATCAGCAAAAGCACTCAGTTATCACAGTATCAGTATGTATATGTACCTGAGAGAGTATAGCATCGTATAGTTTACAGGCCTCATTACTGCTGGTGGACAACGGCAGACCTTCAGATTTCCATGCCTGACAACACATGCACAACACAGATGATATTCTGTATGAAGGGTAATTGAAAATGTTGGCAATGTAAGATTGCTTGAATTAGTTTTGTGCCCCCAAagcaatatttaatacaatatctGTTGCAATATACAGTGCAGAACAACATGCAAAACCCATTAACTTTACTTCTTCTACCAAGGAGGAATTGATCTATTGTGATAAAGAAACTGCTGACAACCCGAAACCCTTACagagtttcttttcttttttttttgcatttattcttTGCATTGTTTACAACGCTACGTTAGTAGGTGGCATTTTATACAAAGTTGTTGTCCTGTCTGTAAAGTGCACTGCAGACATGGTGAAATAACAGTTCGTTCCAAATTTCGggtatttaataaatcaaaactaGCAAACGCTTACGAGATATTTGGAACGAATTCTGATTTGCAGCTAGCTACTTTTATCTCgataaacccacacacagattgCTTGCGAAACTATTAAACTTGTATTGCCAATTACACATTGTAAACAAATTCCTAACTTACCTTGCAGTCTCTGAAACTCGAGACGTTCATTCTCACAGCCAGAGTTAACGTTATCCTTCAGCGATGAGTCTCGTGACGCGAGTCGTTAGCTTCAGCCTTCGAAGCTGGACTCGGATCATATGGAAAGCCAAATGGGTCAGAATACGCGTGCTTTTCAACGCCGTATTCATTTTAAAACGCCGCCAGGCGTTAAATAAGCGCCGTTACGTGATAAGTTAACGCCAGACGCCACCAGGCGTTAAAATAACGCCACACGCCGACCGACGTTAAGTTAACGCGACACGCCACTTAAGATGCAAATTTATTCGCTCATCTACATGGACACACCTCTCATGGCTACGAGGACTCTACGGCAAGTCAGAGCATCCAGTTTGCAAGAGCGCGAAGATGGCAAGAAGAGCGTTTGTTTTGCAGTGTAAACACACTGTTAATGACTGCACTCGCCTTTTACTGTCTGATAATCCCGGGCCTGCTGTTTTTCAGTCATCATTAAACAGGTAAAGATTGTGTTTATGTTCTCCAAAATAATTTAGTTAGAGTTGTAACGGTCACGTTTTGATAGACACGATTACATGAGCTGTTGATTTAACTTGCTAATTTTAATGGCACAATAatggcacaatattttttttaacacaatttacTAACTTTTATGCCCCAGAACTATGTTAAGTCAtcttaatacattttatgcagTTGTTTGGAAGCAAACAAGATGCATTACAGTGTTTCTCCACCCTGGAACTGGGCACCCCCCAACActgtacattttgtatgtctTCCTTATCTGACACTGCCTTTTCAGTCCCCTGAGTTTCTTTTAATGAGCTAATGAgttaaatcaggtgtgtttgattaggtagACACACAAAATGTGCATTGCTGGAAATGCCAGAATGAACTGTCTCATATAGTTATTACAGGAATCACAAATAATTCCAACTTTGAAAATGATCAGTCGTTTGAACGAATGGACTgaatgatttttaaacatttactgaCACCTACTAGCAGTGAGTAtcttttttagtttatgtttaaaatatattggcTATATAGTTTCTCAAAAATTGAAATTCTTTTTATTAACATCTACCCACCccaatgttgtttcaaacctaaaTGTCTATATTTCTTTTGGGGaacatatattttgaagaatgctggtaaccaagctgttttattcattaaatgtatgtaaataatgattcagatgcagcttcaataaataaataaattaattaaaaaaaattgacagtgTAGCCTAAATGTAAATtgaatatttctttctaaagcaACATGTTAGAACAACATTTTTTAGactttaaaatgagttttgaggttatttttctttctttttaaaaaaacatagcatgatatactatttaaaacaaagcaaaaaattatgtattgttattaatttatttaatataaaaataataataataaaaaaaaaacatttactttttagACTTCAAACCATGCTGAGGAGCCTGGAATGGGCAAAGGGGACTCTTCTACATACTCAGGCAGCAGATGAGATCATCCATGAAGTATCAGATTTTATTCAGGAGATTCAAACTTCTGAACCAAGAGCACAGGATGGtaaatgcaatcaaacaatctTAATTACTCACAGTAAACTCCAGTTAGATTGTCTGATTTTGATGGCCAGTAACTTGACATCTacagtaatatattttgaataattttgctAAGCATAACATATCACACAGACATACAAACTATTTGAAAAATTAAGAAGTctgtttataattgtttataaaagcaatatattataattattctaCAGACAGCACTGTATATCGACCTCCACTGATTCGTAGTGGATCCAGAGGTGCACCATCTTATGTCATTACACAGGATCAGCTGTCATTTTTGTTGTCTTGTGGCTTCACTGTAAAACAGATTGCACAAATTCTACACACCTCCATATCCACAGTCAAGCGACGTTTAAGGTAAGTTATGTAATATAATAACTAATATCCATTGACTACACACATTACACCCTGTTCACAGGTGTATTTGTCAtgcaaaactaataaaatgatggaaacattttattttatcccaGTTACATATGTTACATGTAGTGTGCATAATTACATGATACTGACCATAAACTAAACCCTAATCCTATTCCTAACCACAACCCTATAGTAAGTGCatctagattattattattattatttagtacttaaatgtgtaattacactgtgTAACCCGATTAATAAagtgaattttatttatatttacatttagtcagttagtggacacttttatccaaagcattttaTAACAATAGAAACATATTTGGGAATTTGCTCCACCTAGATTAAAATGTCATATGTTTAGGCTGACTGGAGTACTCATCTCATTAGATCATAATGAGTTGGGAAAAATGCTGAGTGcaacttttgatttattttagcgctcctattaaatgttaaaatgcttgGATATATATTTCCAGGTGCTTCAATCTGTTGCAGTCTTCCTCATACTCAGATATATCTGATGCAGATTTAGATGAAAAAATTAGGGATATAGTGGCTGGAAATGACCAACTTGGACCAGAGGCAGTTCGAGCACAACTGAGGACAGAGGGAATTCGGGTTCAGAGGTGCAGAGTGCGGAGCAGTATGCATCGTGTCAACCCAAGGGCTGCAGCTCTCAGAGCAATGTCTCAGAGACTACGTAGAAGGTCCTACCGTGTCGCAGGACCTAATTCTTTATGGCATCTTGATGGAAATCACAAACTAATAaggtaattttctttttaaatgcaatCTTAAACATTGCATTATGCCTTAACCACTTTATTATTCTGTTGCTTTAACAAAATGCCATTAAGTCACtaaatttaaaatttgtttttaaaagtctaaATTTCAGAATTAAGCAGTTCATTAACAGAAATCAGTATGGCTGCATAAAAAGGGTTGTTGAAATGGATGTAACAGTGCTCTTGTAGAACATCTAAAGCACACCCTTCATTGGATATTTTGTTGTTGTCTAATGCAGGTTTTATGCTCAACTAAGTAATTATGTATTTGTGTTAATTTAGATGGAGGATAGTAATTCATGGTGCCATTGATGGCTACAGTCGGCTTGTCACCTTTCTCCAAGCATCTAACAACAATCGCAGCAGCACTGTCATGAACTGCTTCTTGGATGCCATTTCCAAATATGGAGTCCCTTCCAGAGTAAGGACTGACCATGGGGGAGAGAACAATGCAGTGTGCTTGTTCATGAACCTGTTCAGAGGCACTGAACGAGGGAGTGCTCTTAGAGGAAGAAGTACACACAATCAGAGGATTGAAAGACTTTGGGTCGATCTGTGGCGTGGGGTGTCAAATGTGTACTATGACCTTTTCCACTTTCTTGAGAGTGAGGGCATTGTGGATGTAGATAATGAAATGCACATGTGGGCTCTGCAATATGTCTACATCCCAAGAATTAACAAAGACTTGACAAATTTTAAACACCAGTGGAACAATCATGGTTTACGAACCGAGAGACACCAGTCACCTCTACAAATCTTTGTCCGGGATTGCCTGGCACAACAGAGTCTGCCAAGTACTGCAATGCAGGAGATATTTGCAAGACCCTCAGACTCCACTGGAGGAGAGACTAATTCAGCAGAGCTTGTTGGTGGTGACAGTCATTCTGTATCTGGAGCGGTATCTCATGTGCATTGGCTTGAACGAGTTACCGTACCTCCAAACCAGTTCACTGTGACTGATGATGAGATGAAACAACTCACAGAACAAATTGATCCACTTGAAGGTCCCCGGGAAAATCTTGGAGTAAATGTACTTAAAAATGtcctttcttttgtggaaaacCTAAGAATGTAAATTGACATTTAACAGTGTCACTGTTACTTGTTTGAAGTGTTTTACATGGCATGTGTCATATTCTGATCGGTATCTCCCCTCTACTTTCCTGACTCATTTATAGTTTATGTAAGGGCTAGTCATATccctgagataaaaaaaaaaaaaaaaaacactaaatcacATTAATAAACAACTTTTTATTGTAATTGTGATGTAAATTTCATTAATTTGTAGTATAATCTGAATACTTTCAGATGTGGATTCTTATCAGATATCCCAAGACAGAGCAGAACTGGAGAAAGGGACAAAACTTAGCAACCCCTACAAACATCAAAAAGCTGTAGTAGAACTGTATGATGAAATGTCCATTGTATAACTTTAGATAATCGAAGTGCACACATCCAACAGGCTGAAGGGCTTAATGTGAGTGCTCAACCACGTAAATACCTAAAACTAAGAAGAAATTTGGCACACCACAGCTCCAAAAGTATTATGTTCTCATCAAAGGTGACATTCCGAGCCTACAAGCTCTTCATTAGACAATGAACACATACATAGTTCAGGTTTTATATATAGCACAAACCTGAATGACATGATCACCCACATGATCCAAAAAAGGGCAATCAGGAAATCACCTCACATAAAGGCAATAAACAAACCTAAAAGTGAATACAACCACTAACTACAAATTCTGAACCTAagcctatataaaaaaaaatagctgtaaaGTATACATAAATTATAGAATCAAATTTACATTTGATTCTATCTTGATGTTGATTGTTTTCTTAACATCAggcattttatttaatgatttttgtgAGAGATAAAGTATTGTTCTTTTATGTATATtttgcaagtattttttttttaatatgttgagGTTCAGCATTTGTAGTTAATGGTTGTTTTCACTTTTATGTTTATTGCCTTTATCTGATTGCCATTCGGTTTGGGGGGCGGGGGGTCATGTGGGTGATCATGTCACTCTAGTTTGATGTATGTGATCATTGTCTGATGAAGAGCTTGTAGGCTTGAAATGTCACTTTTGgtgagaatataaatatttttctactCTTAGAGCAGTGGTGTGCCAATTTAGCTCTTCATGTTtcataataaaactttaaaacatgaaaatatttaaaactattacATCAGTAACAGCCAACACAATTTTTCTACATCACTCCAAAAGTGGGGGATTGCAAAATACCACTTTCCATGTTTTCTCTGAAGAGTTCATAGCTGGGATGGATTGGTAGCCTCAAGACAATGCTGCAGGTATTTGCCTCTGGAAAAATTTTAGGGGCCTCATTCTCTTGAGGGTGTAAGAACTCCAATTTGGGTTCCACTGGGAACCCTAGCCTCGGAATAGCAGTAGATCCTGACACAAATCCCAGAATCTTGTCTAAGGTGAGTGGATATGCAGTTCCTTCTAGTAAAaatgaacaggaaaaaaaaaagttaatgaccATTTTGCAGATACAGAATACCAGTAAAGTAGTTGTCACAGTTTATTGTACTTCATGTTCTTCCAAACCCATATAAGTATCCTCATCCCAGATAACAATAAAGTATAGTTGAATGtactaaaaatacttaaaaacaagCAAGTACTTTTGtagtaaattcatttttttgtgctaaataagattatattttatatagacaCTAATTAAAGGTGTATTTCTACTTGCACTTGAAAAAGTATATTAAGTAGCACTAATACTCAAATTCATTTTTAGTGCATTGAAATAAAGTATCCTATCACAAAAATATACAGAGgacttttatttgtgtacttcTAAAGTTTGatttcattacattaaaaattagTTCAATCTTAGTAGATTTTTATATAGTAATCCTAAattcaacttttaataaatataagtaCATTTTCCCAACTGTACCACATAAGTACACTTAATATAAATTGATTTTAAGTGTAGTCAGATAAAGTAAACCAAATATACAAGTGTTTTATAAGTGTATTAGTTAAAGGTGTGCTATGgttcagtatatatttaaaagtgtatgaAAGATTTGTTCAAGTGgcaactaaatacattttaatacaggGATAATATGTTAAAAGCACACATGAGCTATGGGATTTCAtcaaacatatatacatttttatttaatttatcttaaaaaaatatgatagatagatagatagacagacagacagacagacagacagacagacagacagacagacagacagatagatagatagatagatagatagatagatagatagatagatagatagatagatagatagatagatagatagctagatagctagatagatagatagacagacagagagagagagagagagagagagagatccaacaTAGCTTCAGTTTGATCTCATACCTTCCACTTCTATgagccagtccctccagaaaCAGATTGTTCTACTCTCCACTACTCTCCTGTTGCTGCCAACTGGAGAAAGTTCTGCTTTAAACAAAGCAGATATGTCTTCGGCCAAAAGTGGCTTCTCCTCATACATAAATACTTCTTTAAAGAGCTGAGGATGCTTTTGCATCAAATGTAAAAGCCCAAGACACTCCAGGCCCTCTTTAAATCTAGATAAGCAAAACATGTACCAAATGTGAAACAATGACAAAATAGTACTGGTAATTTGTCAGGTGAAAATATCTGTACATTCTTATACTCACTGTTCCAAGGAATCCCTCAACCTGTTCTCGATGAAAAACTTGGTAGCTGATTCCACTAAGTTGTCTCTGTCTTCTAGCGTCTGGATGTGCCATAGAGACCCCAGCATACTTAATTGGTCAGACGCCTCCATTATAGCACACTGTGCTTCATTTACATTCTGTGCCAACTGGATCTAAATTGACAATGAATTTAACACAAAATTAGCCATTAAATACAAGAAACaaaatacttatataaaaaatttaaatatttaatgcacacACAAACCCTTAAGTAAGAGCTTTTTAaggttaaggttaacaatttaaacaTTCTAAGATATTACCACTATCGCCAAATTACAGTTACTAACAAAGCAACAGCTGGCATAAAtgaaaatgtgcaatatataAACTAACCTTGGTCATCTTTGCTCTGAAGTCATAGTCAGCAATCTCTTGAAGGTCTGGTACTGGGGGCTGAAGGTTGCACACCTGACAGAACagtctttctgaaaaaaaatttgGCTCCACACCACCATGTATCAGGCACACAGCTATCATCCGTCCAACTATTTTGTACATTCCATTGTACAGTGCTGTAACACATGGGAAAAGCATTATTATGTCTATAAACAATGCTTAGAAAATGTGTGGTGCTTCTTAAAAAATTAATCACTTTTTTCATAGGGGACtatgttttaactttaataattaaaGATGATTTTTATAAAGACCTAATGACATTCAATGTGAAAGTGTGCAGAATTACAGAAAATTATAAAGGAGGCAAACTATTTTTCCAAAATGCttaatgtaaacacacacacacacacacacacacaaattaggcAGGAGGTTACCTTTAGAATTGCAGGCAAGTGTTTTTTTCCAGTCCTCTCCATCAAATATTTCGCATGAGTGGATTTCCCTCATCAGCAAAGTTAAAAATTCTCTCGTTGGTCCACCCTCATCAGCGGCTCCCTCACCAATCCCATCAGCATCTCTGAACACAACATCTAGTTTTGCCTCAGGGTTAAAACGTTGGCGTCGGAAGGCTCTGATGCCACTGTCTAGGATGTTGCATCGTGTTACATTGATTTGGTTGGAAATGGGTGCAGCTGTAAAATCCACTTTGTTTGACATTGTATTTAACAATGATTTCAGGtcaacactgaaaaaaagaaataaaagagaatGTTACTCCGTCTTTTGATCCAACTACAGTATAAATACATGTCTAACAACATCAATTGACTTACTCATACTCATcttcatctgagatataaatatCTGTGTCTGGACTGAGTAAAGAAAATGCCACTGAAACTTCtggagaggaggccacggctggagctggagcagcagaggaggccacggctggagctgagaaggaggccacggctggagctgagaaggaggccacggctggagatgagaaggaggccacggctggagctggagctggagaggaggccacggctggagctggagctggagaggaggccacggctggagctggagctgagaaggaggccacggctggagctggagctggagaggaggccacggctggagctggagctgagaaggaggccacagctggagctggagctggagaggaggccacggctggagctggagctggagaggaggccacggctggagctggagctgagaaggaggccacggctggagctggagctggagaggAGGCCATGGCTGGaactggagctgagaaggaggccacggctggagctgagaaggaggccacggctggagatgagaaggaggccacggctggagatgagaaggaggccacggctggagctggagctggagctggagaggaggccacggctggagctggagaggAGTTCACTTGTGCAAGTGCATAAGTACTCTGTAAAATTGAACAACTGTGATCTTTCATTTGAATGTACTATTGCACTATTTGTAGCACTTTtgtttatacataatataaaggAAGCAATAAAATATTAGGCTTTCCAAAAAACGAAGACTGATATGAAATAGATCAAACAATAGGAACACAGTTTCTACATAATACTGCAGACACAAAGAGGCCTTTtgaatattagattagattacctTCTCTTGTACATAAAGTGCCGATCTTCCTAGCTGCCCACTAGCAATTATGGCTGCTGGGGTTTTTGACTCCAGACTCAAACGTGAAACCTGCCTCTGTGCATCAACCCTGCATAATTCAAACTCTCTCCCTTGAAGCTGTGGAAACGTGCTTCTGAGAATTTCTGCAAACTGTGTCTCACTCTGCTCTCTCTGTACAACAAGTCTCTGACTGGCAATGGCATCTATTGGTCAACAATGTGAAATGCTGTTAGTTTAATTTGTTTACAATCAACATGACAATTTCATGAATAGCATTATAAGCAAAGGACTTACCTCTCAAAGAAGATAACCGATCAATACCAGTGCGGAGAAGAGTTACTTTAAATGTACATGTCACATTTCTCCTCCGCGTCCTTCTGGGACGAGCAGGACCATGCAACGGCTGTTCGTTGCGGAACATCTCAAACctttcagagaacatttaaaCATAACTCTACTACGAAATTTAAACATATTTGCTATAACCTAATTAATGATCTGAGATAAAGTAAGTTTGATActtattgtttgttattataaTGTCATGATTTAAGTTGTCGAATTAAATCATCCAATGAATTTATAGGgctaataaatagattttatttaaagattttacagatagatagatagatagatagatagatagatagatagatagatagatagatagatagatagatagatagatagatagatagatagatagatagatagatagatagatagataggcagaCAGACATTCCCTACCTGTCCACAAGACTTTGTTCTCCAAGCTCTGCTGGTGATGCTTCAAGTAAACTGTCAAGTTGGGCATTTATGCGATCTCTAATCCCACTGAGACGTCTTCTAAAATTATTAGGTACACCAGACATCTTTGTTGTTCTCTGATAAAGAGATTAATAATGACCTAACAATCTAAAAAACGCGCCAGACACTACATCCGGTGCTGTCTTAAAATCATAAATGAATCAGACGTTTGAACGAATCGatttaataaatgattcagtgacatgctgccacctactggcggtttcagtttcattttataaattgagtcatttaaattgtttaatatttctatattcaaaacttcatattttaaacattaatctcATAACATCGTTATTATGCATGAAGTCTGTAAATATTCCTTAATGCAACAAAAAAAGTTAAGTGCATGGCAAAGATGAAATGTTGATGCTAagttaaaatctaaatgttttggCTTTAAAATatggaatacatttaataaagtttGAAAAAGGGGATTATAAAGGTTAAAAAACTAATCTTTAAGGAGTCAAATATCGccctataatgtatatatatatatatatatatatatatatatatatatatatatatatatatatatatatatatatatatatatatatagtacagaccaaaggtttggacacaccttctcattcaaagagttttctttattttcatgactatgaaaattgtagattcacactgaaggcatcaaaactatgaattaacacatgtggaattatatatggaattatatacataacaaaaaagtgtgaaacaactgaaaatatgtcatattctaggttcttcaaagtagcccccttttgctttgattactgctttgcacactcttggcattctcttgatgagcttcaagaggtagtcacctgaaatggtcttccacagtcttgaaggagttcccagagagatgcttagcacttgttggtgcttttgccttctgtctgcggtccagctcacccctaaaccatctcgattgggttcaggtccggtgactgtggaggccaggtcatctggagcagcaccccatcactctccttcttgctcaaatagcccttgatgccttcagtctgACTCTACagtttacatagtcatgaaaataaagaaaactctttgaatatatatatatattcaaatatatatatatatatatataatatatatatatatatatatatatatatatatatatatatatatatatatatataaagaaatgtaaGCATAGACGCCTTAAGACCTTAATGTTACCTTTTAAAAACTAATTGCAAACGTTTACGCAAAGTGTATTAAATATAATCTACAAATCATGCAATACTGTACAACTAATTAAGAAAGGTTTTGAGAGATAGGCTAATCAGTCCAATGAGAGACAAGTACTAATCATtctaattgtttattaaataattcttTCTTTTCACtaattaatgtttatgtttttattaaacacattaataaTGCTTATATTTTAGCATGTGCAATTTCACAAAGTATTTATAATGTGGCCAAAATTGCTTAATATTCAAGAAAGACATatagaaatatgaaataaatgtaatgttattataGATTACAAAGAGATTAATAATGAAATACATCCAAAaggtcattatatatatatatatatatatatatatatatatatatatatatatatatatatatatatatatatatttcaacacagattatagatatattttggaatatattacaagaaatttattatttaactgtTGTAATAA from Carassius auratus strain Wakin unplaced genomic scaffold, ASM336829v1 scaf_tig00216140, whole genome shotgun sequence includes these protein-coding regions:
- the LOC113097204 gene encoding uncharacterized protein LOC113097204 — translated: MHRVNPRAAALRAMSQRLRRRSYRVAGPNSLWHLDGNHKLIRWRIVIHGAIDGYSRLVTFLQASNNNRSSTVMNCFLDAISKYGVPSRVRTDHGGENNAVCLFMNLFRGTERGSALRGRSTHNQRIERLWVDLWRGVSNVYYDLFHFLESEGIVDVDNEMHMWALQYVYIPRINKDLTNFKHQWNNHGLRTERHQSPLQIFVRDCLAQQSLPSTAMQEIFARPSDSTGGETNSAELVGGDSHSVSGAVSHVHWLERVTVPPNQFTVTDDEMKQLTEQIDPLEGPRENLGVNVLKNVLSFVENLRM
- the LOC113097202 gene encoding G2/M phase-specific E3 ubiquitin-protein ligase-like, which encodes MLFPCVTALYNGMYKIVGRMIAVCLIHGGVEPNFFSERLFCQVCNLQPPVPDLQEIADYDFRAKMTKIQLAQNVNEAQCAIMEASDQLSMLGSLWHIQTLEDRDNLVESATKFFIENRLRDSLEQFKEGLECLGLLHLMQKHPQLFKEVFMYEEKPLLAEDISALFKAELSPVGSNRRVVESRTICFWRDWLIEVEEGTAYPLTLDKILGFVSGSTAIPRLGFPVEPKLEFLHPQENEAPKIFPEANTCSIVLRLPIHPSYELFRENMESGILQSPTFGVM